In a single window of the Falco rusticolus isolate bFalRus1 chromosome 13, bFalRus1.pri, whole genome shotgun sequence genome:
- the ZBTB38 gene encoding zinc finger and BTB domain-containing protein 38 isoform X1, protein MSEKMTVMSHSKDLKDDFHSDTVLSILNEQRIRGILCDVTIIVEDTKFKAHSNVLAASSLYFKNIFWSRTICISGHVLELDDLKAEVFTEILNYIYSSTVVVKRQETVTDLAAAGKKLGISFLEDLTDINFSSSPCPYAYCINEKGTVKEEKHEKRHEDSAVTNGPRITNAFSIFETENSLFSPLDLRASFKKVSETIQAPSISLDRSEVCKDAEPASTLAEHSYAVSSGGDTFQGTPFLEQDSSPSYKMAEDHYENLQATPLIHPGKQVSNTPKTAFKPQSTGLAIAKVPASTATTTEAPHEAVTDQANTSFPKPQNKAGDLHLSREEDNSSANASGSVATVVPPVYNCNCCAKSFSDRALLSTHLQLHSERQETFICKYCSKQFANLNILESHEQVCVRPSSLSVHNGNEQNFADNYTATEGRNGSSYTNAEPLLSENSITDYSNANCTLPETDHLVKVVDGQILYTCIVCKRSYVTLSSLRRHANVHSWRRTYPCHYCNKVFALAEYRTRHEIWHTGERRYQCIFCLETFMTYYILKNHQKSFHAIDHRLSVNKKTANGGLKPSMYPYKLYRLLPMKCRRLPYKSYRNSSYESVQTGSQVNETASTNCFVQSSLSSELPPLNFQRNIIANDRTLALDTSACNDTASSTNTQNSSSWGVGILNSDLQRDFFTAEKRVSTAANDSGSQECDSSVASLSNVNENSTSVISYSSSAPSVIMHSSRVSSVIMHGKTVTSVENNKTESSNNLPSQSVSDDCKYGSDNNGKCITKSKPVKEKKKTLLYNRAEATEDMQHVTGSGGSSSKTTNTVQESSKTETYIAKPALPGTSTDSNVAPLCQITVKIGNEAIVKRHILGSKLFCKRGRKSKHESKQDNLIEESEMEVKERSPSRLYSSECLELTEMCDDVSDQDSSDKPWRPYYNYKPKKKSKQLRKMKKTKWRKKHGSKNTIMESHNTCSREYALRNTPEEKVIGQEENAEMPSLHCELCERDQSSTAEIQEHVHWHVATSKPYICELCQKQFQSPSTLKMHMRCHTGEKPYTCKTCGKCFSVPGNLQKHERIHLGVKDFVCQYCNKAFTLNETLKIHERIHTGEKRYHCQFCFQSFLYLSTKRNHEQRHVREHNGKGYACFQCPKICKTAAALGMHQKKHLFKSPGSQDRKEQFCSESTKLLENPHFLGSEGSEVKNIQNVTPEVIL, encoded by the exons ATGTCAGAAAAG aTGACAGTCATGTCCCATTCAAAGGATCTCAAAGACGACTTCCACAGTGACACTgtactttccattttaaatgaaCAGCGCATTCGGGGTATTTTATGTGATGTCACCATAATTGTGGAAGATACCAAATTTAAAGCCCACAGTAATGTGCTGGCAGCTTCAAGTCTttacttcaaaaacattttttggagTCGTACTATTTGTATTTCAGGCCATGTACTGGAGTTAGATGATCTCAAAGCTGAAGTGtttacagaaatactgaattacaTCTACAGTTCCACAGTAGTTGTTAAGAGGCAGGAGACTGTAACGGaccttgcagcagcagggaaaaaactgGGAATATCATTTCTAGAAGATCTTACagatattaatttttcaagttcCCCCTGCCCCTATGCATACTGTATTAATGAAAAAGGGACtgtcaaagaggaaaaacatgaaaagagaCATGAAGACTCCGCTGTGACAAATGGACCACGAATTACAAATGCATTCTCgatttttgaaactgaaaacagtttattttctccaCTTGATTTGAGGGCGAGCTTTAAAAAGGTGTCTGAGACAATACAAGCTCCCAGCATCAGCCTTGACAGAAGTGAGGTTTGCAAAGATGCTGAGCCAGCCAGTACGCTGGCTGAACACTCCTATGCTGTTTCTTCTGGGGGAGATACTTTCCAAGGAACACCTTTTCTTGAACAGGACAGCAGCCCTTCATACAAGATGGCTGAAGACCACTATGAAAATCTTCAAGCCACACCACTCATTCACCCAGGAAAACAAGTAAGTAATACTCCTAAAACAGCCTTTAAGCCCCAGAGTACTGGTTTGGCTATAGCAAAAGTACCAGCCTCTACAGCGACCACTACAGAAGCCCCACATGAAGCAGTTACTGATCAGGCAAATACTTCTTTTccaaaacctcaaaataaaGCAGGAGACTTGCATTTATCCAGAGAAGAGGACAACAGTTCTGCTAATGCCTCTGGATCTGTGGCAACTGTTGTTCCACCTGTTTACAACTGTAACTGTTGTGCAAAATCATTCAGTGACAGGGCGTTACTTAGTACTCATCTCCAGCTCCATTCAGAGCGTCAGGAAACTTTCATATGTAAATACTGCAGCAAACAATTTGCAAATCTAAATATACTGGAAAGTCATGAACAGGTCTGTGTGAGACCAAGTAGCTTATCGGTTCACAATggaaatgaacaaaattttGCAGATAACTATACTGCTACAGAAGGAAGGAATGGAAGTTCATACACAAACGCAGAGCCTCTGTTGTCTGAAAACAGCATCACTGATTATTCTAATGCAAACTGCACTTTACCAGAAACAGATCATTTGGTTAAAGTCGTTGATGGGCAGATACTATACACTTGCATCGTTTGCAAGCGTAGTTATGTAACATTATCTAGCCTTCGAAGACATGCAAATGTGCATTCATGGAGAAGAACGTATCCTTGTCACTACTGCAATAAAGTATTTGCATTAGCTGAGTATCGCACCAGACATGAGATCTGGCACACTGGAGAAAGACGGTATCAGTGCATTTTCTGTCTGGAGACTTTTATGACTTACTATATACTAAAAAATCATCAGAAGTCTTTCCATGCAATTGACCATCGTCtctcagtaaataaaaaaacagcCAATGGAGGCTTAAAACCAAGTATGTACCCATACAAACTTTATCGACTTTTACCTATGAAATGCAGGCGACTACCTTATAAGTCCTACCGAAATTCTTCATACGAAAGTGTTCAAACAGGTAGCCAGGTTAATGAAACTGCTTCTACTAACTGTTTCGTTCAGAGTTCTCTTAGCTCTGAGCTACCACCACTGAATTTTCAACGTAATATAATAGCAAATGACAGAACTCTAGCCTTGGATACATCTGCATGTAACGATACAGCATCTTCCACAAATACTCAGAATTCTTCCTCTTGGGGAGTAGGTATCTTAAATTCTGACCTGCAAAGAGActtttttacagctgaaaaaagagTTTCTACTGCTGCAAATGACTCTGGTTCTCAGGAGTGTGATTCCTCAGTTGCGTCTTTATCGAATGTGAATGAAAATTCAACCTCTGTCATCAGTTACAGCAGTTCTGCACCCTCTGTTATAATGCACAGTAGCAGAGTTTCATCGGTAATAATGCACGGTAAAACAGTCACTTCTGTAGAAAACAATAAGACAGAATCTTCAAATAATCTACCTAGTCAGTCTGTAAGTGATGATTGTAAATACGGGTCAGATAATAACGGAAAGTGCATTACAAAGTCAAAAcctgttaaagagaaaaagaaaacactgctgtaCAACAGAGCAGAAGCAACTGAGGATATGCAGCATGTCACAGGATCTGGAGGTTCATCTAGCAAAACAACAAATACCGTCCAAGAATCGAGTAAAACTGAAACATACATTGCAAAGCCTGCCTTACCTGGAACATCTACTGATAGCAATGTTGCACCTCTTTGTcaaataactgtaaaaattGGTAATGAGGCTATTGTAAAAAGACACATATTGGGATCTAAGCTGTTTTGTAAAAGGGGGCGAAAATCTAAACATGAGTCCAAACAGGACAATCTAATTGAGGAATCAGAAATGGAGGTAAAAGAAAGAAGCCCATCTAGGCTCTATAGTTCAGAATGCCTGGAACTGACAGAAATGTGCGATGATGTAAGTGACCAGGACTCCAGTGATAAACCCTGGAGACCCTATTAtaattacaaaccaaaaaagaaatccaaacagctaagaaaaatgaaaaagaccAAATGGAGGAAAAAGCATGGAAGCAAGAACACCATTATGGAAAGCCACAACACATGCAGTCGAGAATATGCGCTCAGAAATACCCCTGAGGAAAAAGTGATTGGTCAAGAAGAGAATGCAGAAATGCCCAGTCTTCATTGTGAGCTCTGTGAAAGAGATCAGTCTTCCACTGCAGAAATTCAAGAACATGTACACTGGCATGTAGCAACTTCAAAGCCTTACATTTGTGAATTATGCcaaaaacaatttcaaagtCCAtccactttaaaaatgcatatgaGGTGTCACACTGGGGAAAAGCCCTACACTTGCAAAACCTGTGgtaaatgtttttcagttccTGGAAATCTACAGAAACATGAACGTATTCACCTGGGTGTTAAAGACTTTGTCTGCCAGTACTGTAATAAGGCATTCACTTTAAATGAAACGCtcaaaatacatgaaagaaTTCATACTGGAGAAAAACGCTACCACTGtcagttctgctttcagagctTCTTGTATCTTTCTACCAAAAGGAACCACGAGCAAAGGCATGTACGTGAGCACAATGGAAAAGGATACGCTTGCTTTCAATGCCCCAAAATTtgcaagacagcagcagctctgggaatgCACCAGAAGAAACATCTATTCAAAAGTCCTGGTtcacaagacagaaaagaacagttttgcaGTGAAAGCACTAAACTTTTGGAAAATCCACATTTCCTTGGCTCAGAAGGAAGTGAAgtaaaaaatatacaaaatgtaACTCCAGAAGTTATACTGTGA
- the ZBTB38 gene encoding zinc finger and BTB domain-containing protein 38 isoform X2 — translation MTVMSHSKDLKDDFHSDTVLSILNEQRIRGILCDVTIIVEDTKFKAHSNVLAASSLYFKNIFWSRTICISGHVLELDDLKAEVFTEILNYIYSSTVVVKRQETVTDLAAAGKKLGISFLEDLTDINFSSSPCPYAYCINEKGTVKEEKHEKRHEDSAVTNGPRITNAFSIFETENSLFSPLDLRASFKKVSETIQAPSISLDRSEVCKDAEPASTLAEHSYAVSSGGDTFQGTPFLEQDSSPSYKMAEDHYENLQATPLIHPGKQVSNTPKTAFKPQSTGLAIAKVPASTATTTEAPHEAVTDQANTSFPKPQNKAGDLHLSREEDNSSANASGSVATVVPPVYNCNCCAKSFSDRALLSTHLQLHSERQETFICKYCSKQFANLNILESHEQVCVRPSSLSVHNGNEQNFADNYTATEGRNGSSYTNAEPLLSENSITDYSNANCTLPETDHLVKVVDGQILYTCIVCKRSYVTLSSLRRHANVHSWRRTYPCHYCNKVFALAEYRTRHEIWHTGERRYQCIFCLETFMTYYILKNHQKSFHAIDHRLSVNKKTANGGLKPSMYPYKLYRLLPMKCRRLPYKSYRNSSYESVQTGSQVNETASTNCFVQSSLSSELPPLNFQRNIIANDRTLALDTSACNDTASSTNTQNSSSWGVGILNSDLQRDFFTAEKRVSTAANDSGSQECDSSVASLSNVNENSTSVISYSSSAPSVIMHSSRVSSVIMHGKTVTSVENNKTESSNNLPSQSVSDDCKYGSDNNGKCITKSKPVKEKKKTLLYNRAEATEDMQHVTGSGGSSSKTTNTVQESSKTETYIAKPALPGTSTDSNVAPLCQITVKIGNEAIVKRHILGSKLFCKRGRKSKHESKQDNLIEESEMEVKERSPSRLYSSECLELTEMCDDVSDQDSSDKPWRPYYNYKPKKKSKQLRKMKKTKWRKKHGSKNTIMESHNTCSREYALRNTPEEKVIGQEENAEMPSLHCELCERDQSSTAEIQEHVHWHVATSKPYICELCQKQFQSPSTLKMHMRCHTGEKPYTCKTCGKCFSVPGNLQKHERIHLGVKDFVCQYCNKAFTLNETLKIHERIHTGEKRYHCQFCFQSFLYLSTKRNHEQRHVREHNGKGYACFQCPKICKTAAALGMHQKKHLFKSPGSQDRKEQFCSESTKLLENPHFLGSEGSEVKNIQNVTPEVIL, via the coding sequence aTGACAGTCATGTCCCATTCAAAGGATCTCAAAGACGACTTCCACAGTGACACTgtactttccattttaaatgaaCAGCGCATTCGGGGTATTTTATGTGATGTCACCATAATTGTGGAAGATACCAAATTTAAAGCCCACAGTAATGTGCTGGCAGCTTCAAGTCTttacttcaaaaacattttttggagTCGTACTATTTGTATTTCAGGCCATGTACTGGAGTTAGATGATCTCAAAGCTGAAGTGtttacagaaatactgaattacaTCTACAGTTCCACAGTAGTTGTTAAGAGGCAGGAGACTGTAACGGaccttgcagcagcagggaaaaaactgGGAATATCATTTCTAGAAGATCTTACagatattaatttttcaagttcCCCCTGCCCCTATGCATACTGTATTAATGAAAAAGGGACtgtcaaagaggaaaaacatgaaaagagaCATGAAGACTCCGCTGTGACAAATGGACCACGAATTACAAATGCATTCTCgatttttgaaactgaaaacagtttattttctccaCTTGATTTGAGGGCGAGCTTTAAAAAGGTGTCTGAGACAATACAAGCTCCCAGCATCAGCCTTGACAGAAGTGAGGTTTGCAAAGATGCTGAGCCAGCCAGTACGCTGGCTGAACACTCCTATGCTGTTTCTTCTGGGGGAGATACTTTCCAAGGAACACCTTTTCTTGAACAGGACAGCAGCCCTTCATACAAGATGGCTGAAGACCACTATGAAAATCTTCAAGCCACACCACTCATTCACCCAGGAAAACAAGTAAGTAATACTCCTAAAACAGCCTTTAAGCCCCAGAGTACTGGTTTGGCTATAGCAAAAGTACCAGCCTCTACAGCGACCACTACAGAAGCCCCACATGAAGCAGTTACTGATCAGGCAAATACTTCTTTTccaaaacctcaaaataaaGCAGGAGACTTGCATTTATCCAGAGAAGAGGACAACAGTTCTGCTAATGCCTCTGGATCTGTGGCAACTGTTGTTCCACCTGTTTACAACTGTAACTGTTGTGCAAAATCATTCAGTGACAGGGCGTTACTTAGTACTCATCTCCAGCTCCATTCAGAGCGTCAGGAAACTTTCATATGTAAATACTGCAGCAAACAATTTGCAAATCTAAATATACTGGAAAGTCATGAACAGGTCTGTGTGAGACCAAGTAGCTTATCGGTTCACAATggaaatgaacaaaattttGCAGATAACTATACTGCTACAGAAGGAAGGAATGGAAGTTCATACACAAACGCAGAGCCTCTGTTGTCTGAAAACAGCATCACTGATTATTCTAATGCAAACTGCACTTTACCAGAAACAGATCATTTGGTTAAAGTCGTTGATGGGCAGATACTATACACTTGCATCGTTTGCAAGCGTAGTTATGTAACATTATCTAGCCTTCGAAGACATGCAAATGTGCATTCATGGAGAAGAACGTATCCTTGTCACTACTGCAATAAAGTATTTGCATTAGCTGAGTATCGCACCAGACATGAGATCTGGCACACTGGAGAAAGACGGTATCAGTGCATTTTCTGTCTGGAGACTTTTATGACTTACTATATACTAAAAAATCATCAGAAGTCTTTCCATGCAATTGACCATCGTCtctcagtaaataaaaaaacagcCAATGGAGGCTTAAAACCAAGTATGTACCCATACAAACTTTATCGACTTTTACCTATGAAATGCAGGCGACTACCTTATAAGTCCTACCGAAATTCTTCATACGAAAGTGTTCAAACAGGTAGCCAGGTTAATGAAACTGCTTCTACTAACTGTTTCGTTCAGAGTTCTCTTAGCTCTGAGCTACCACCACTGAATTTTCAACGTAATATAATAGCAAATGACAGAACTCTAGCCTTGGATACATCTGCATGTAACGATACAGCATCTTCCACAAATACTCAGAATTCTTCCTCTTGGGGAGTAGGTATCTTAAATTCTGACCTGCAAAGAGActtttttacagctgaaaaaagagTTTCTACTGCTGCAAATGACTCTGGTTCTCAGGAGTGTGATTCCTCAGTTGCGTCTTTATCGAATGTGAATGAAAATTCAACCTCTGTCATCAGTTACAGCAGTTCTGCACCCTCTGTTATAATGCACAGTAGCAGAGTTTCATCGGTAATAATGCACGGTAAAACAGTCACTTCTGTAGAAAACAATAAGACAGAATCTTCAAATAATCTACCTAGTCAGTCTGTAAGTGATGATTGTAAATACGGGTCAGATAATAACGGAAAGTGCATTACAAAGTCAAAAcctgttaaagagaaaaagaaaacactgctgtaCAACAGAGCAGAAGCAACTGAGGATATGCAGCATGTCACAGGATCTGGAGGTTCATCTAGCAAAACAACAAATACCGTCCAAGAATCGAGTAAAACTGAAACATACATTGCAAAGCCTGCCTTACCTGGAACATCTACTGATAGCAATGTTGCACCTCTTTGTcaaataactgtaaaaattGGTAATGAGGCTATTGTAAAAAGACACATATTGGGATCTAAGCTGTTTTGTAAAAGGGGGCGAAAATCTAAACATGAGTCCAAACAGGACAATCTAATTGAGGAATCAGAAATGGAGGTAAAAGAAAGAAGCCCATCTAGGCTCTATAGTTCAGAATGCCTGGAACTGACAGAAATGTGCGATGATGTAAGTGACCAGGACTCCAGTGATAAACCCTGGAGACCCTATTAtaattacaaaccaaaaaagaaatccaaacagctaagaaaaatgaaaaagaccAAATGGAGGAAAAAGCATGGAAGCAAGAACACCATTATGGAAAGCCACAACACATGCAGTCGAGAATATGCGCTCAGAAATACCCCTGAGGAAAAAGTGATTGGTCAAGAAGAGAATGCAGAAATGCCCAGTCTTCATTGTGAGCTCTGTGAAAGAGATCAGTCTTCCACTGCAGAAATTCAAGAACATGTACACTGGCATGTAGCAACTTCAAAGCCTTACATTTGTGAATTATGCcaaaaacaatttcaaagtCCAtccactttaaaaatgcatatgaGGTGTCACACTGGGGAAAAGCCCTACACTTGCAAAACCTGTGgtaaatgtttttcagttccTGGAAATCTACAGAAACATGAACGTATTCACCTGGGTGTTAAAGACTTTGTCTGCCAGTACTGTAATAAGGCATTCACTTTAAATGAAACGCtcaaaatacatgaaagaaTTCATACTGGAGAAAAACGCTACCACTGtcagttctgctttcagagctTCTTGTATCTTTCTACCAAAAGGAACCACGAGCAAAGGCATGTACGTGAGCACAATGGAAAAGGATACGCTTGCTTTCAATGCCCCAAAATTtgcaagacagcagcagctctgggaatgCACCAGAAGAAACATCTATTCAAAAGTCCTGGTtcacaagacagaaaagaacagttttgcaGTGAAAGCACTAAACTTTTGGAAAATCCACATTTCCTTGGCTCAGAAGGAAGTGAAgtaaaaaatatacaaaatgtaACTCCAGAAGTTATACTGTGA